In the Rhodopirellula bahusiensis genome, one interval contains:
- a CDS encoding sigma-54-dependent transcriptional regulator, giving the protein MPNLLVIDDDRTILALTEKALAPIADVSVAANAADGLGQLRQGDFDAVLLDIQLPDQNGLAVYCEIREHDRRIPVIFMTVEAASKTAIEAMQLGAFDYIAKPLNVESLRDLVEKAIEQRQISSVPVAISADDEGGDQSAELFIGRSPVMLDVFKAVGKVAKQDVPILVRGESGTGKELVARALFQYSHRSEETFLAVNCAALPDNLLESELFGHEKGAFTGAESRRIGKFEQCNGGTLFLDEIGDMAPSVQAKVLRVLQEQRFERVGGNKELTTNVRIIAATNRPLEQMVEDGDYREDLLYRLNGVTIELPPLRDRLSDVPALIRFFLAQAKIEFNKPDLEGLSPEAVDLLTVYDWPGNVRQLRAVIRRCVLDTVMPVITPDTLPDAIAGARPGDTKSEANSGDKLESEAPGSQLPQLVQRLLKEKSTNVYGESMEYMERFVILQVLQSTDGNQSQAAEILGITRGKLRDRINSYNIVLKSDVAVESRIDNHWPPIIRRRVVDARHKVCRPAISTNSPRLLPAIGIRSIHLPHQPSNERRPTETLRRCSSASRRR; this is encoded by the coding sequence ATGCCCAACCTCCTCGTCATCGATGACGACCGAACCATCTTGGCTCTCACCGAGAAAGCCTTGGCTCCGATCGCCGATGTATCTGTCGCGGCGAATGCGGCCGACGGTTTGGGGCAACTTCGCCAAGGCGACTTTGATGCCGTGCTGCTGGACATTCAGCTCCCCGACCAGAACGGGCTTGCCGTTTACTGCGAGATTCGCGAACACGACCGACGGATCCCAGTGATCTTCATGACAGTCGAGGCGGCCAGCAAAACCGCGATCGAAGCGATGCAGCTGGGCGCGTTTGATTACATCGCGAAACCGTTGAACGTCGAATCGCTTCGAGATCTCGTTGAGAAAGCGATCGAACAGCGACAAATCAGCAGCGTTCCCGTCGCGATCTCAGCGGATGACGAAGGTGGAGACCAATCTGCTGAGCTGTTCATCGGTCGCTCGCCAGTCATGCTGGATGTTTTCAAAGCAGTCGGGAAGGTTGCCAAGCAAGACGTGCCGATCTTGGTCCGCGGAGAAAGCGGAACTGGGAAAGAACTCGTCGCCAGAGCACTGTTTCAATACAGCCACCGCAGCGAGGAAACCTTCCTCGCCGTCAACTGTGCCGCCTTGCCAGACAACTTGCTCGAGAGCGAATTGTTCGGTCACGAGAAAGGCGCCTTCACCGGTGCCGAGTCTCGACGAATCGGTAAGTTCGAACAATGCAACGGTGGAACGCTGTTCTTGGACGAAATTGGCGACATGGCACCGTCCGTTCAAGCCAAGGTCCTTCGAGTCCTTCAAGAGCAACGGTTCGAGCGAGTCGGTGGCAACAAAGAGCTGACAACCAACGTGCGCATCATCGCCGCGACAAACCGTCCGCTGGAACAGATGGTCGAAGACGGCGACTACCGCGAGGATTTGCTGTATCGCCTCAACGGAGTCACCATCGAACTTCCGCCACTGCGGGATCGACTGAGTGACGTCCCAGCGTTGATCCGATTCTTCCTTGCACAAGCCAAGATTGAATTCAACAAACCCGATTTGGAAGGTTTGTCACCCGAGGCCGTTGATCTGTTGACGGTCTACGACTGGCCAGGCAACGTCCGTCAGCTTCGCGCGGTGATTCGCCGCTGCGTGCTGGACACCGTCATGCCAGTCATCACGCCGGACACGTTGCCGGACGCAATCGCCGGTGCTCGTCCTGGCGACACAAAGTCAGAAGCTAACTCAGGTGACAAGCTTGAAAGCGAAGCTCCCGGAAGCCAGTTGCCTCAGTTGGTCCAGCGCCTGTTGAAAGAAAAGTCGACCAACGTTTACGGTGAGTCGATGGAGTACATGGAACGCTTTGTCATCCTTCAAGTGCTTCAATCCACTGACGGCAACCAGAGCCAAGCCGCTGAAATTCTCGGCATCACGCGTGGCAAACTTCGCGATCGCATCAACTCCTACAACATTGTTCTAAAGAGCGACGTTGCGGTTGAGTCGCGAATCGACAACCATTGGCCGCCGATCATTCGGCGGCGTGTGGTTGACGCACGCCATAAAGTTTGTCGTCCAGCGATTTCGACAAACTCCCCACGCCTCCTTCCAGCGATCGGCATTCGCTCGATCCACCTTCCCCATCAACCCTCCAATGAACGACGCCCAACGGAAACGCTTCGCCGCTGCTCTTCAGCGAGTCGCAGGCGATGA